Below is a genomic region from Cyanobacteriota bacterium.
ATTCACTGCCGTCAGGTCAGGGTTGGCTGCAACATCACCACAGAACTGTAGGCATCGATTAGCGATGGCTACTTTCGTGAGAGGATCATCTGCTAGCCAAGCTGTATTCGTAACCTTGCCGAAAACACCAGTACTCCCACTAACCATATCCCCTTCAACGAGCTGAATGATGCAACCATTAGCCGAAAAGTTTT
It encodes:
- a CDS encoding GAF domain-containing protein, which codes for NFSANGCIIQLVEGDMVSGSTGVFGKVTNTAWLADDPLTKVAIANRCLQFCGDVAANPDLTAVNVYQTENIQAHLVTPILYRGSVLGVLSLQWQQTYEPDQATLDVIHLCAQQSALAIVCARGVT